Within the Myxosarcina sp. GI1 genome, the region AAATTTATGTTTAGACTATAAAACTCTTTATTTTTAAAGAAAAAAGTTCGCGAACAAATTTGCTAAATTCAAAAACGCGATCGCACTATAAGCAATTTGCCAAAGTTATCAGTGAGCAAAAACAGTTACAGGAATAGGTGTTTGCTTTTCGCTTTTAAGCTCGACAATGTCTTTAGCAGTTTCTTCAAGTGGAAAAACAGATTCCAATCCTGCTAGAGACAAAACTATATTTACTTGAGGAGAGAAGCTTAAAAAAGTTAAGCCAATATTATTTTCTTTAGCAAGACGTAAAATTTGACATAAACCAACTAAACCAGCACTATCAATAAAAGTAGTTTGTCCGAGGTCGAGAATCATTTTGGTTACCAGTTTACCAGAGTTAGATATTTGCTCGAATAGTTGCTTCAAACTATTATTTTCTATAAAAGTAAATCTAGATGGCATACGTATTAAACAAGTGTTGTTTAAATGCGTTAGTGTAAAGTTGTTGGTAGTGGTTGTATGAGTCATAATTACCTCTTTAGTTGTTTTGTTATTTTTATTATCATTTGACGTTGTTTGAATTCGAGTTTGTTTATTTGTTTTACTTAAAGTAATTGTGTTTGACTTATGTATGAGATCTGTGTTGCTCTAGATGACTCTAACAGAGACGATGAATGAAAAGTTTTTATGTAAAATTGGTTTCGAACAAAAAACTCTGGCAATTGATGCCAGAGTCAAAAGGAACTTTAATAATTATCGAAACCAAACAAAAACCGTTTTTTAGCCCTCGATTGTTGGCTAGTCTTTCGTTCAAACAAATACTTGTGTATTGTTGCTAAATTATTGTTATTTCAACTAACACGCGCCACTTTTTTTACTAAAAATTACGCCAATAGTTTTGAAAATCAATTTTAAGTCGTAAACCAGACTCCAATTTTTTTGATATTGCAAATCCAAATGCAATACTTCGGCAAAATCAGTGATTTTAGAACGTCCGTTAACTTGCCATTCACCAGTCAAACCTGGTTTGACATCCAGGCGTTTCATCTCATTTTCTTCATAGCATTCAACTTCATCACAAGTAGGAGGTCTAGTACCAACCAGACTCATCTCACCTTTAAGAACATTCCAAAATTGAGGAAACTCATCTAAGCTGGTTTTTCTTAAAAAACGACCTACTCTAGTGATGCGAGGATCGCACTCGTTTTTAAAAAAAGCTCCTGTAGCTTTATTTTCTACTAAATATTTTAATTCACTCGCATTAGTAACCATCGAACGGAACTTCCAAATCCGAAATGTTTTTCCTTTATATCCGCAGCGAGTTTGACTAAACAAAATTGAACCAGGACTGTCAAGTTTTATTGCTACAGCAATAGGTACAAATAAAATTGTAGTAATTCCTAAACCTACTATCGCTCCACAAATATCTAATAAACGTTTACCTTTAGAATTTACTGAGACATGAAGGGATGATTTTGCTTCTGTAGCTTGCTTCTGAATGCTAACGGAAGTTGCTAATAAATTGCTATTAATAATTGTATAAGTCATAGTTTACCTCTGTTATATAAAATAAAAATATTGAAGCTAGCTAAAGTAAATTCGATAACTTAAGCAAAGGCAGGAACAAAATCGCCAATTAGTTCTTTGGTTAAATCTTCTAATACAGCACTAGTTTCAAATTCTTCTTCTAAAAGAAAACTAGCTTGCTCGTAATATTGGGCTGGAGAAATATTTATTTTTGCTGCTTGAGGTGAGGCTAAAAATTCTGCTAAGTCTTTTGGAGAGTTAGCAATAGGAATTCCTTGCTGGGCTAGTTGTTCTGCTAGTTCTAGTTGATGGTCATCAACATGTTCTTGAAATTTACTAGTGCGAGGAACTAAAATAAAAGGCTTGGTAAGGTTGGCAAGTAAATCGATAGTTCCTTCGCCACAGTGAGCGATAATTAAACGAGCTTTGTCAACCAAACGCTCAAATTCGCATGCGTCTAATACAGAATAACCTTTTACTTTGTTAGGTACGATGGTGCAAGAGCCATACTGAATAATGATTTCTTCTTGTTCTGGTTGGAGTAAATTTTGTGCAATTAGTTGGTCGATCCAATTCATCAAACGATTTAGAGGAAATTTTTCGGTGCCAACGGTAACTAAAATCATGACAGTTAATTTTATGTTTGTGGTTTGTTTGTTTGGTTATTCTTAGTATCACCTGCCATGATTTGCGATCGCGTTTGCGTATTTGCTTGAGTTAAAATAATTTTGTATATTTTTTGTATAACTTAAGAGCATTTCATATACGTCAAGCTAGATAAATTAAGCTATTAACTAATTCTTATAACTTACAAATTATCCAAACTGTTCAAACGCTATTGCCAAACTAAGCTGTTCGTCCCCAATATCTTTCTGGTTATGGGTAGTAGATAATCCTGAAGTGCTCTTGATTATTACCGAGGGAGCGAAAAAAGCAGCTTCATTAATTAGTCTAAGTCATCTGGCGATCGCCAACCTAAAAATGAATTTGAGCGCAACAGGGGACTGGCTAAATTAATTCCCCAAATTCAAGTCTTTGCCACATCAGGGCGTACGCTTTATTTTGCCTTTGACAAAAATACTAAATCCAGCACCATCGCCAATGTAAAGTGTTTTATTTTTATAGGACAATTTACTGTTTGACAACAAGTCTAATGAAAATTCTGTGCTTTGCTAACTTCCGATTATATTCTTTTTCTCTAGAACTTATTTAAGATACTCGCTATTTCCTCAAACAGTTGCGGTTTGACTACACATAGACACTTGAATTGTTTTTCTCTCAAATTTTTGATTTGTTCGTAGGTCATGGTTTTGTCAGCGATCGCTTAACTGTATTACTTTTCTCATTTTCTGATTATTCATGCAAGAGGTCTACTTAAGAGTTTTTTTATTTAGCTATAAATATTCTAGAACTATCAATATAAATACTTATATTTTTAATTTTAAGTAAGTATTGAAATAGTTGTTTGTAAATTTATTATCTAGTTAATGTCTATTAAATTATCTAGTGTTATCAAGTATATATATAAAACTTCGTATGTATATCGATTACAAACATTAATAATTTAGTCATGAGTCAGATTCAAGGAACCACAAATAACGATATTCTATTAGAAACTCTTCTCGATGATTTTATTATTGCCCTAGAGGGAAACGATGAAATTTATGCAGGTACGGGGCGAGATTTTGTTGATGGCGGAACTGGTTTCGATAGCTTAATCCTAAATTATTCTCAGTTCGATCGGGGAATGAATCTGTTCCTCGATGATTACGATCGCGAATTCTATGCAACTGCCCGTGAAACTGTTAAAAGTTACGGTATGGTCAGTTTTTATGACATTGAATTTTTCAAACTGCTAGCAGGAAGCGGCAGCGATTATATTTATTTTGGTTATGACAATACCACCGACGAGTACATCGATGCTGGTGCTGGAGATGATATTATCGATGCGGGTTTGGGCAATGACACCATTGATGGTGGTCAAGGTTATGACGAACTGCATCTCGATTTTAGACTCAGTCCCAGTGGAGTTACTTCAAGTCTAGATAGCAATACCAGTGGAGTTTATCAGGATGGTACTAACAAAATTGTTTTTAGCAATATCGAAACTTTTGAAGTCTTTGGTTCTAGCTATAACGATCGTCTGATTGGTAACAACAATACCTATATTAATGGTAGAGAAGGTTTTGACACGATTGTACTCGACTATAGCGATCGCACCAGTAATATTGATTTTACACTTTATACTTATGACTTTGGTAGTGAGACTTTAAGCGGAGAACTATCGCTAGCGTTTTCCGAAAATGATTTTTACAGTTATGGCACCTACGAGACAATCAATTTTGATGATATCGAACGTTTCGAGCTAAAAAGCGGTAGTGGCGATGATTATTTAGATTCTGCCTATACCGAAAACACTACTGATGATGTCATTGCTGCTGGTGCGGGTGATGACATGATTAGAACTGGCAGGGGCATTGATATTGTTGATGGTGGGTTGGGGTTTGATGTCTTGCAGCTTGATTATGGCTTTAGCGAGAGTGGAGTTTACACTACTCTGTTGGGCGACAAGATTATCTATAAAGACGGCGTTAATAAAGTAACTTTTAGTAATATCGAACATCTCGATCTTGCAGGTACGGATTTTGATGATGAATTTTATGTAACCGATAGTGCGTTTATTTACGGTAATGGCGGCGTTGACACGGTTAAATTTAGTCGTACCTTGGCTGAAGCTGGTAATGTTTATCTAGATGGTTATAAGGTTCGCGTTGGCAACGATACTACTTTAATTGGAGTCGAGTTTATTGAGTTTAGCGACGCTCGTTTGGAGGTTACAGAAACTGGCGTAGTTAATACTGCCGAGCGCAACCAAACTGAAGCTCAAGCCGTTATCGAATACGGGCAGTTAGACTGGGTTGGACACCAACTGCAAACGGTTGTCTTAAATAATAGCTTTACCAATCCCGTTGTGTTTCTCAAGCCTCTGGGTACGGACGATACAGATCCTGCGGCAATACGTTTGCAAAACGTTACCAGCAATAGCTTCGACCTGCAAGTAAAAGAAGCTAACTATCTCGATGGAATTCACTACTCTGGAGGGGTAAGTTATTTTGTCGTCGAAGCGGGAACCTGGGAATTACCCGATGGTACTTTATTGGAGGCAGGTACGCTTGATAGTGAAAACCAGATTTCTAAAAATTGGGAAACTGTTAATTTCGATCGTCGTTTTGATGCTACACCCGCAGTATTTACTCAGGTTCAGACTAATAATAGCCCCGAATTCGTTCGCACCCGTCAGAACAACGTAGGTGTTGGTGGTTTTCAAATGGGGATGGAAGAGGAAGAAGCCTTAGAAAATACCGCTCATTCTGCCGAGCAATTAGGCTGGATGGCGATCGAGACGGGCAGCGGTAACTGGCTTGGCAATAACTATCATATCGGTACTACTGGCGATCGCATTACTGATAACTGGGGAACTGTTAATTTTACTTCTGACTTTAGTTCCGCACCGCA harbors:
- a CDS encoding STAS domain-containing protein gives rise to the protein MTHTTTTNNFTLTHLNNTCLIRMPSRFTFIENNSLKQLFEQISNSGKLVTKMILDLGQTTFIDSAGLVGLCQILRLAKENNIGLTFLSFSPQVNIVLSLAGLESVFPLEETAKDIVELKSEKQTPIPVTVFAH
- a CDS encoding glycosyltransferase; protein product: MILVTVGTEKFPLNRLMNWIDQLIAQNLLQPEQEEIIIQYGSCTIVPNKVKGYSVLDACEFERLVDKARLIIAHCGEGTIDLLANLTKPFILVPRTSKFQEHVDDHQLELAEQLAQQGIPIANSPKDLAEFLASPQAAKINISPAQYYEQASFLLEEEFETSAVLEDLTKELIGDFVPAFA
- a CDS encoding calcium-binding protein; translated protein: MSQIQGTTNNDILLETLLDDFIIALEGNDEIYAGTGRDFVDGGTGFDSLILNYSQFDRGMNLFLDDYDREFYATARETVKSYGMVSFYDIEFFKLLAGSGSDYIYFGYDNTTDEYIDAGAGDDIIDAGLGNDTIDGGQGYDELHLDFRLSPSGVTSSLDSNTSGVYQDGTNKIVFSNIETFEVFGSSYNDRLIGNNNTYINGREGFDTIVLDYSDRTSNIDFTLYTYDFGSETLSGELSLAFSENDFYSYGTYETINFDDIERFELKSGSGDDYLDSAYTENTTDDVIAAGAGDDMIRTGRGIDIVDGGLGFDVLQLDYGFSESGVYTTLLGDKIIYKDGVNKVTFSNIEHLDLAGTDFDDEFYVTDSAFIYGNGGVDTVKFSRTLAEAGNVYLDGYKVRVGNDTTLIGVEFIEFSDARLEVTETGVVNTAERNQTEAQAVIEYGQLDWVGHQLQTVVLNNSFTNPVVFLKPLGTDDTDPAAIRLQNVTSNSFDLQVKEANYLDGIHYSGGVSYFVVEAGTWELPDGTLLEAGTLDSENQISKNWETVNFDRRFDATPAVFTQVQTNNSPEFVRTRQNNVGVGGFQMGMEEEEALENTAHSAEQLGWMAIETGSGNWLGNNYHIGTTGDRITDNWGTVNFTSDFSSAPQFLASLSSYDGPDPAGVRYRNLATNSIELKIEEDTSYDSETSHTTENVSFMALEGEGVITGEALATDVVPQVFGETGGIEFTGNSLTVELMNSYDNPVVFLQPMFADSRESVAMRLNNITGNSFEVRLQQPDYLASAGNLPTFEGEIDYFVMEAGTWQLENGTLLEVGTTSSKGLVEKGVGFDAVDFSAEFATTPMILSQVQTENDPDFVRTRQRNSSTNGFEVALEAEEIKRGMAHDTETVGWLAMETGWGQWGDFTYYANRTEDAVTHDTYAVEFDGLFAGQPQFTANISTYDGSDAAGLYCDRISSVGVELQVLEEQSLDSEIHHTTEIVDFLAIEGSGSLSAIPVADLGF